In a genomic window of bacterium:
- a CDS encoding exo-alpha-sialidase, translating into MLAQWEPDRKLSTTDSSAALNENMGRCIVTCADTVHVVWYDTKNNGSAIYYKRSSDQGATWGPDTRLSCSPGYSDFPSLAVSGTNVHLAFRDQRTGRYGSCYKRSTDGGRNWGQDVFISDSALFNWWPSVAAVGPMVYVALNLDTVNSEVYFRRSTDNGENWDTIQRISNAPQRSEDPCIAASDSNVHIVWNDFRHGGGGHSEVYYRRSSDQGVTWGPETRLTFDTAMSYSPTVYPSGSNVDVAWEDNRDGNFEIYHKRSTDYGLTWGPDQRLTFDSATSVYPSIVADGGNVHIVWFGLSGGAGIFCLHSSDGGASWDSAATLVSGSSSPAMPFIDLSGSVLHVIWKDTRDGHGAIYYKRNPTGNLGIEESLKPQAASHKPVATIIHGVLFLNGDCPRMGAVPKTVLLDVSGRKVIDLCPGPNDVSRLAPGVYFVRSASDVMGDASSVRKVVIQR; encoded by the coding sequence GTGCTTGCCCAGTGGGAGCCGGACCGGAAGCTGTCGACCACAGACAGCTCGGCGGCCCTGAATGAGAACATGGGGCGGTGCATCGTCACCTGCGCGGACACGGTGCACGTGGTCTGGTACGACACGAAGAACAACGGCAGCGCTATCTACTACAAACGTTCGAGCGACCAAGGCGCGACTTGGGGCCCTGATACGAGACTCTCCTGCAGTCCCGGCTACTCTGACTTCCCGTCTCTGGCAGTGTCAGGCACAAACGTGCACCTCGCGTTCCGCGACCAGCGGACCGGTCGCTACGGCTCGTGCTACAAGCGCTCGACCGACGGCGGCCGGAACTGGGGACAGGACGTGTTCATCTCGGACTCAGCCCTGTTCAACTGGTGGCCGTCCGTCGCCGCGGTCGGCCCGATGGTCTACGTTGCGCTGAACCTGGACACTGTGAACAGCGAAGTCTACTTTCGGCGCTCGACCGACAATGGCGAAAACTGGGACACGATCCAGCGCATCTCCAACGCACCGCAGCGGTCCGAGGACCCCTGCATCGCGGCATCCGACTCCAACGTGCACATCGTCTGGAACGACTTCCGCCACGGCGGTGGCGGCCATAGCGAAGTCTACTATCGCCGCTCTTCAGACCAGGGCGTGACGTGGGGGCCGGAAACCCGGCTGACGTTTGATACCGCGATGTCCTACAGCCCGACGGTCTATCCGTCCGGCTCGAACGTTGACGTAGCGTGGGAGGACAACCGCGACGGTAACTTCGAGATCTACCATAAGCGCTCGACCGACTACGGACTGACCTGGGGCCCGGACCAACGGCTGACGTTTGACTCGGCGACCTCCGTCTATCCTTCAATCGTTGCGGACGGCGGGAACGTCCACATCGTCTGGTTCGGCCTCAGCGGCGGTGCCGGGATCTTCTGTCTTCATTCCAGCGACGGCGGCGCAAGCTGGGATTCGGCAGCTACCCTGGTCAGCGGCTCATCCTCGCCCGCAATGCCGTTCATTGATCTCTCGGGCTCTGTTCTTCATGTCATCTGGAAGGACACGCGCGACGGCCACGGCGCCATCTACTACAAGCGAAACCCAACCGGCAATCTCGGAATCGAGGAAAGCCTCAAACCGCAAGCTGCAAGCCACAAGCCCGTAGCCACGATCATCCACGGCGTGCTGTTCCTGAACGGGGACTGTCCCCGCATGGGGGCTGTCCCCAAAACCGTCCTGCTCGACGTCTCCGGCCGTAAGGTCATTGACCTGTGCCCCGGCCCGAACGACGTCTCTCGCCTCGCACCCGGCGTGTACTTCGTGCGTTCGGCGTCAGACGTAATGGGCGATGCGTCGAGCGTTCGCAAGGTTGTTATTCAACGCTAG
- a CDS encoding DUF488 domain-containing protein has translation MTAKPTVYTIGHSNRPIEDFLSLLEAHGIDKVVDVRTIPKSRHNPQFNQQEIRKSLARAGIGYRHLKALGGLRHALHDSVNMGWRNLSFRGFADYMQTDEFVLGLELLETIARKEPTAIMCAEGNPWRCHRSLIGDALTKRKWQVLEISSRKTARPHKLTPFLRVRKGRLVYPAIPGY, from the coding sequence GTGACAGCAAAGCCAACCGTGTACACGATAGGCCATTCCAACCGGCCAATCGAGGACTTCCTGTCGTTGCTGGAAGCTCACGGAATCGATAAGGTAGTGGACGTGCGGACGATTCCGAAGTCCCGCCACAATCCCCAGTTCAATCAACAAGAGATCAGGAAGTCGCTGGCTCGTGCGGGAATCGGGTACCGGCACCTCAAGGCTCTCGGCGGCCTCCGTCACGCGCTCCACGATTCGGTGAACATGGGCTGGCGCAACCTCTCCTTTCGCGGCTTCGCGGACTACATGCAGACCGACGAGTTCGTACTCGGTCTTGAACTCCTGGAAACCATCGCCCGGAAAGAGCCGACCGCGATCATGTGCGCCGAGGGAAACCCCTGGCGCTGTCATCGTTCGCTCATCGGCGACGCGCTGACCAAGCGCAAGTGGCAGGTCCTGGAGATCTCAAGCCGGAAGACCGCCAGGCCGCACAAGCTCACGCCGTTTCTGAGAGTGCGCAAAGGCAGGCTGGTCTATCCGGCGATACCGGGCTACTGA
- a CDS encoding SBBP repeat-containing protein: MATAVMVNDSNDIYVVGELGASLGYRYGVIKYTPTGETLWTRAYSFPSGTTQVPSAAVLDHHDNLLVTGFSTGANRRVATVKYKPNGDTAWTRVWDGPKHKGADGGAVGVDAADNVFVSGTTYDSSGYQKFLGLKYDSLGDTLWTSSGGPDSEQIQISAGVTDRTGNTVVTGYCGVSHGQFFDISTDKIRPNGDTAWTALYNGTGYGNDMGRALAVDSLGNVYVAGQSLGNGTGYDAVTLKYDSSGHLLWVGRFPGPSNWSDARALALGPGATTVAVTGKVSTLDGYGGALTILYGTTSAAQEPRPPATNRPPRIATVVRGALCLPATSSPKPQAATWLLDATGRRVATLRAGANDVSWLAPGVYFVRVAQDGAQTVRKVVLTR, encoded by the coding sequence ATGGCGACTGCCGTGATGGTCAACGACTCGAATGACATCTATGTCGTCGGCGAGCTGGGTGCCAGTCTTGGCTACCGCTACGGCGTCATCAAGTACACCCCGACCGGCGAGACGCTATGGACGCGCGCGTACAGCTTCCCGTCGGGCACAACTCAGGTGCCGTCGGCAGCCGTGCTCGACCACCACGACAATCTTCTGGTCACCGGCTTCAGCACTGGCGCGAACCGAAGGGTCGCGACCGTCAAGTACAAGCCGAACGGAGACACGGCCTGGACCCGAGTCTGGGATGGCCCAAAGCACAAGGGAGCGGACGGCGGGGCGGTCGGCGTCGATGCCGCCGACAACGTCTTTGTCTCAGGCACAACCTATGACTCGAGCGGTTACCAGAAGTTCCTTGGCCTCAAGTACGACAGCCTGGGCGATACACTCTGGACCTCGTCGGGCGGCCCGGATAGTGAGCAGATTCAGATTTCCGCCGGGGTGACGGACCGAACCGGCAACACGGTGGTCACCGGCTATTGCGGAGTCAGCCACGGCCAATTCTTCGATATCTCGACCGACAAGATCCGGCCCAATGGCGACACGGCCTGGACTGCGCTCTACAACGGAACCGGATACGGCAACGACATGGGCCGGGCGCTTGCGGTGGACTCACTGGGAAATGTCTATGTGGCCGGGCAGAGTCTAGGCAATGGCACCGGCTACGATGCGGTGACACTCAAGTACGATTCCTCGGGCCATCTGCTCTGGGTCGGCCGCTTTCCCGGGCCTTCGAACTGGAGCGACGCCCGTGCACTGGCGCTCGGCCCCGGCGCTACCACGGTGGCGGTCACCGGCAAAGTCAGCACACTCGACGGCTACGGTGGCGCGCTGACCATCTTGTACGGGACCACCAGTGCCGCTCAGGAGCCACGGCCGCCTGCGACTAACCGTCCGCCTCGTATTGCCACAGTCGTACGCGGAGCGCTCTGCCTGCCGGCGACCTCAAGCCCCAAGCCGCAAGCTGCAACCTGGCTGCTGGACGCGACCGGGCGTCGCGTCGCAACGTTGCGCGCGGGCGCGAATGACGTGAGCTGGCTTGCACCCGGGGTCTACTTCGTTAGAGTAGCGCAGGATGGAGCTCAGACCGTCCGCAAAGTTGTTCTGACCAGATAG